A region from the Metarhizium brunneum chromosome 7, complete sequence genome encodes:
- the CAP2_1 gene encoding Adenylyl cyclase-associated protein 2 codes for MDNNRAMHNLSTIIKRLEAVVSRLEDLSVFDGPILPSTLTDSNSEAIQAFDNFIDSSVKQYLLLSNRLGGLVAVQAAEVFKGFQEQRKFLCITTQTAKPDPATLETLLGPTKDAIVAVTDIQRKNRFDGMYVHLTAVADGIRMLAWVNIHSRPFVFVEESLGSAQFFGNKILKNQKEKDKLEVEWIKSYYQVCQGLASYVKLHFPTGITWNARGGLAEAVMGLP; via the exons ATGGACAACAATAGGGCCATGCACAACCTGTCAACAATTATTAAGCG ATTGGAAGCCGTCGTCTCGCGCCTCGAAGATTTGTCCGTCTTTGATGGTCCAATTCTCCCCAGCACACTGACAGACTCGAATTCCGAGGCTATTCAGGCCTTTGACAACTTTATCGACTCGTCAGTCAAACAATACTTGCTTTTAAGTAACCGATTGGGTGGACTGGTTGCCGTGCAG GCTGCCGAGGTTTTCAAGGGATTTCAAGAACAGAGAAAATTCCTGTGCATTACCACGCAAACCGCCAAACCGGATCCAGCTACGCTCGAGACTTTACTTGGACCGACCAAGGACGCCATCGTGGCGGTGACGGATATTCAAAGAAAGAATAGGTTTGATGGAATGTATGTGCATTTGACTGCTGTTGCGGATGGAATCAGGATGCTGGCATGGGTCAACATCCACAGTCGGCCATTCGTCTTTGTTGAGGAGTCCCTTGGTTCGGCTCAATTTTTTGGAAACAAGATACTCAAAAatcaaaaagaaaa AGACAAGCTGGAGGTGGAATGGATCAAGTCTTACTACCAAGTATGCCAGGGCTTGGCCAGTTATGTTAAGCTACATTTTCCTACAGGAATTACTTGGAATGCCCGCGGAGGGTTGGCAGAAGCAGTCATGGGATTGCCTTAG